GCAGGTACGCCCGCTCCCACCAGGTCATCTGCGCGGCGTTCCAGTACTCCCGCTTCACCCGCGTCACCACCGGACGCACCGGCAGCTGCGGCAGCTCACGGCCGGAGGCGCTCATGGCCGCCCGCCCTGCACCAGCCACGCGATCACCGCCGTCGCGCAGAGGTTCACGAGCGACAGCGGGAGCAGCAGTTTCCAGGCCAGCCCCAGCATCTGGTCGTAGCGGAAACGCGGCAGCGACCAGCGCACCTGGATCTGGATCACGCACATGAGCATCACCTTCGCCAGGAACCCCGCGATCTGCAGCAGCAGCACCGTGCCATGCCCGAGCACGATCGCGTGGCCGCCCGGGAACTGGAAGCCGGTGTCACCCATGAACGGCAGGTTGTAGCCGCCCAGGAACAGCGTCGTGAACAGGGCCCCCACGATCGCGATCTGAATGAACTCCGCGAACATGAACAGCCCCATCTTCATGGCGCTGTACTCGGTGTAGTAGCCGGCCACGAGCTCCGACTCGGCCTCGGGCAGGTCGAACGGGATGCGCTTGTTCTCGGCGATCGCCGCCGTCAGGAACAGGATCGCCGCGAACGGCTGCAGCACGATCCCCCAGCGCGGCAGCACGCCGAGCACGATACCCGACTGCTGGCGGACGATCGCATCCAGGTCCACGGTGCCGTAGAGCAGGATCAGCCCCATCACGGTCAGGCCCATCACCAGCTCGTACGAGATCATCTGCGAGCCGGCCCGCAGCCCGCCCAGCAGCGAGAACTTGTTCTCCGACGACCAGCCGGCGAGCATCGCCCCGATGATCGTCAGCCCGCTGAACGCGAACACGATCAGCAGGCCGGCATCGAGGTGCGCGATCTGCAGGGTGTAGATGCGGCCGCCGAACCAGGCCGCCAGCGACGGGAAGAGCAGCCCGGGATCGATCGCCCCGCCGAACGGGATCACCGCGAACACCAGCAGCACCGGCGCGAACACCACGAACGGGGCCAGGAAGTATCCCACCGCGTCGTGCGTGGTCGGCTTGAAGTTCTCCTTCAGCAGCATCTTCAGGCCGTCGGCCATGCCGTGGAAGAGGCCGAGCCACACCAGCTTGATGTTGGTGAACGGGATGCGGATGTACGCCCGGTTGGCGCCGATGCGGTCGGACATCACCGCCGCCTGCTTCCGCTCCACCCAGGTGAGCAGCCCACCGAAGCTGAGCAGCACCACCAGCGAGTAGGTGATGAAGATCAGCGCCATCACGATGTCGGGCATCATGCCGCCGGCCCGGTGAGTGCGCCAGCCACCGCCGGTGCCAGCGCCAGCCCGATGGCCCGGAACAGCTCCTCGGCATGCGCGATGCCCGCGGCGGGCGCGAAGCAGGCGGTGAACGGCGACACGACCCCGGCGAAGTTCGTGTAGTGCCCGCTCCGCTCGGTCTGGATGCTGACGGGGATGAAGACGTCGGCCTGTGCCTGCACCGGATCGGCGTAGGCGTCCAGGCGGATCACCCGTGCCCCAGCCGGCACCGCGCTGCCGTCGAAGCCCTCCCCCCACACGAGCACGAGGTCGGTCTGCGGCGTGATGGCCTCGGCCAGGGTGCCGGGCAGCGCCGGAAACAGCGCCAGCGCAGCACGCCGGTTGGGGTTCTTGTCCGGCTTGATCAGCAGGTGGTCCTCGACCACCTCACCCGGCAGGGGCAGGTGGTCGGCCTTCACGAACGGCTGCACATGCGGCGCCAGCGCGGTCGCGAAGGCGGCCAGCTCCTCGTTCGAGCCCCAGCTCGACACCAGCGCCACCGGGTGGCGTGCCGCGGCGATGAGGCGCGCAGCGCTGGCGGTGGCCGTCGCGAGGTCGGTCGCGGCGCCGCCGAGCGTCGCCTGCGTGGCACGCGGCCGCTCGAACAGCGCCGCGAGGTCGCGCGCCTTGTTGCAGACCCAGAGGCCGTTCACCTCGGGGTTCTCGTGCGGCGTGACGCGGTCGATGCGGGTGTTGAGGCGCGGATCCAGCGCCCGCAGCGCCCACTCCGGCTTGCGGTGCCAGATGTCGATGCTGCACCCGCGCTCGCAGCCCGGGCACACCGACCGCGTGGGCTGCAGGTACCAGACGCGCGCGTGGTCGAGCAGCTGCCGCGAGAGGAGCGCGCCCACCGGACAGAGGTCGATGACGTTGTCCGAGTACTGGTCGTTGTCGAAGTTCGCGTCCTCGGCCGGCCGGATGAGGGCGTGGTCGCCCCGGTTCACGGCGCAGAGTGCCTTCGACTGCGACACCTCGTTCGTGAACCGGACGCAGAGCGTGCACATGATGCAGCGCTCGTTGTCCAGCATGATCCGGTCCGAGAGCGGGAAGAACTTGGTGGCGTGGGTCTTCGCGTCCCGCGACAGCGACGCCTGGCCGTTGTGCGCGTAGTGGAAGTCCTGCAGCGTGCACTCCCCCGACTTGTTGCAGATGCCGCAGTCCACCGGATGGTTCAGCGTGATGAACTGCATCGTCTGCTTGCGCAGCCGGACGATCTTCTCCGAGTGCAGCAGCACGCGCATGCCCTCGGTCACCGGCATGTTGCACGCGATGTCGAACCAGGGGTCGCCCTTCTCCTGTTCCACTTCCACCATGCAGATGCGGCAGTTGCCGGGCACCGAAAGCTCCGGATGCCAGCAGAAGTGCGGGATGTCCACGCCGTTCGCCCGTGCGGCCTGGATGACGGTCTGCCCGTCCTCCGCCTGCATCGGCACGCCATCGATGAAGAACTCCATCAGCCGCGCGCTCCTGCGCCCGCGAGCGCGCTGGCGAACGGGTCAGACACCGTCAGGCGACCATCGTACATCGAGCGTCCGTTCGTGATGTAGTACTCGAACTCCTCGCGATAGTGGTCGAGGATCGCGGTGTTCGCGTAGCCGGCGGAGTCGCCGAGGCTGCAGATGGTGGTGCCGTCGTTCGCCTCGCCGATCTCATAGAGGCGCTCGATGTCTTCCATGCGGCCATGACCGGCCACGATGCGGTCGAGGATGCGCTCCATCCACCCCATGCCCTCGCGGCATGGCGTGCACTGGCCGCACGACTCGTGATGATAGAAGCGCTGGATCACCTGCGCCACGCGCACCATGCAGGTGGCCTCGGCGATGGCCATCATGCCACCCGACCCGAGCTGCGAGCCACCGGCGACGGCGGAGATGTGGTCCAGCGTCAGCCCCTCGAGCTCCTTCGCCGACAGCAGCTTCGTCGAGACGCCGCCGGGGATGATGCACTTGAGCGCCGCACCGTCCTGCATGCCCCCGCAATCCTCGTAGATGAACTTCTCCCACGAGTAGCCGTACTCCACCTCGTACACACCGGGCCGCGCGATGTGGCCGGAGATCGAGATCATCTGCGTGCCCGGACTTTTCGGTGTGCCCACCTTCTTGAACTCGGCGGCGCCACGCCCGATGATCACCGGGATGTTCGCCAGCGTCTCGACGTTGTTCACCACCGTCGGCTTCTGGTACAGGCCCTTCACCGTCAGGCGGGGCGGCCGGTTGCGTGGCCAGCCCTTCTTCCCTTCCAGTGACGCCAGCATCGCTGACGCCTCGCCGCAGACGTACGAGCCCGCGCCGCGGTACAGCACCACGTCGCACGAGTACCCGCTGCCGAGGATGTTCTCGCCGAGCAGGTTGTTCGCGTACGCCTCCTCGATGGCGGCGGCCATGCGCCGGTACGGCAGGTCGAACTCGCCGCGGATGTAGATGAAGGCGTGGCGCCCCATCAGCGCGAACGAGCCGATGATCAGCCCCTCCAGGCACATGTGCGGCACATGCTCCAGCAGCCACCGGTCCTTGAACGTGCCGGGCTCCCCTTCGTCGGCATTCATGCAGACGTAGTGCGGCTCGCCGTCGTTCAGCTTCACCACACCCCACTTCCGTCCCGCCGGGAATGCGGCGCCACCGTGACCGAGGATGCCGCCAGCTGACACTTCCTTCGTGACGTCGGCAGGCTGCATCTGCAGCGCCTTGGCCAGGGCCTGGTAGCCGCCGCGCGCCGTGTAGGCGTCCAGCAGGTGCGAGGTCTCTGTCACGGGGAAGTTCATGAAGAACTTCGTGCCCGACAGCGCCGGTGCGGGTGAGACAGCGGTGGCAACCGGATCGCTCATGATCGCAGCGTCTCGAGCAGGGCGTCCACCGATTCGGGCGTGAGGTTCTCGTGGTAGGTGTCGCCCACCATCATCATCGGCGCGG
This portion of the Gemmatimonadaceae bacterium genome encodes:
- a CDS encoding NADH-quinone oxidoreductase subunit H, coding for MMPDIVMALIFITYSLVVLLSFGGLLTWVERKQAAVMSDRIGANRAYIRIPFTNIKLVWLGLFHGMADGLKMLLKENFKPTTHDAVGYFLAPFVVFAPVLLVFAVIPFGGAIDPGLLFPSLAAWFGGRIYTLQIAHLDAGLLIVFAFSGLTIIGAMLAGWSSENKFSLLGGLRAGSQMISYELVMGLTVMGLILLYGTVDLDAIVRQQSGIVLGVLPRWGIVLQPFAAILFLTAAIAENKRIPFDLPEAESELVAGYYTEYSAMKMGLFMFAEFIQIAIVGALFTTLFLGGYNLPFMGDTGFQFPGGHAIVLGHGTVLLLQIAGFLAKVMLMCVIQIQVRWSLPRFRYDQMLGLAWKLLLPLSLVNLCATAVIAWLVQGGRP
- a CDS encoding (2Fe-2S)-binding protein — translated: MEFFIDGVPMQAEDGQTVIQAARANGVDIPHFCWHPELSVPGNCRICMVEVEQEKGDPWFDIACNMPVTEGMRVLLHSEKIVRLRKQTMQFITLNHPVDCGICNKSGECTLQDFHYAHNGQASLSRDAKTHATKFFPLSDRIMLDNERCIMCTLCVRFTNEVSQSKALCAVNRGDHALIRPAEDANFDNDQYSDNVIDLCPVGALLSRQLLDHARVWYLQPTRSVCPGCERGCSIDIWHRKPEWALRALDPRLNTRIDRVTPHENPEVNGLWVCNKARDLAALFERPRATQATLGGAATDLATATASAARLIAAARHPVALVSSWGSNEELAAFATALAPHVQPFVKADHLPLPGEVVEDHLLIKPDKNPNRRAALALFPALPGTLAEAITPQTDLVLVWGEGFDGSAVPAGARVIRLDAYADPVQAQADVFIPVSIQTERSGHYTNFAGVVSPFTACFAPAAGIAHAEELFRAIGLALAPAVAGALTGPAA
- the nuoF gene encoding NADH-quinone oxidoreductase subunit NuoF, which translates into the protein MSGTKFFMNFPVTETSHLLDAYTARGGYQALAKALQMQPADVTKEVSAGGILGHGGAAFPAGRKWGVVKLNDGEPHYVCMNADEGEPGTFKDRWLLEHVPHMCLEGLIIGSFALMGRHAFIYIRGEFDLPYRRMAAAIEEAYANNLLGENILGSGYSCDVVLYRGAGSYVCGEASAMLASLEGKKGWPRNRPPRLTVKGLYQKPTVVNNVETLANIPVIIGRGAAEFKKVGTPKSPGTQMISISGHIARPGVYEVEYGYSWEKFIYEDCGGMQDGAALKCIIPGGVSTKLLSAKELEGLTLDHISAVAGGSQLGSGGMMAIAEATCMVRVAQVIQRFYHHESCGQCTPCREGMGWMERILDRIVAGHGRMEDIERLYEIGEANDGTTICSLGDSAGYANTAILDHYREEFEYYITNGRSMYDGRLTVSDPFASALAGAGARG